The window AAGAAAATTCTCAGGAACAAATAAAAGTAAACATACAAGACTACAAAACAAAGAAACAAGACTCAAAACAGCAATATACAACATCGATAGAGTAGTAAAAATTTTAAATTAGGATTTCAACAAAGTCATTTTTACACAACATTTATAAATACTAAAAAACAGAGTTATTTATAATATTCATATTAACCTAAGGTTATTTTTAACTATGGTTTTTGTTTTATTATGCGCAAATCATTCTAATTCAATTTGAATATTATATCCTATTTTCATTATTAATATGGAGGATATTTTTGAGTAGAGGAAAACGACCAAAGTGGATGATAAATATAGCTATTGAAAGAATGAATATTCTTTTTGAACGTGCAGAGTTGGAATTCATCAATCATCCTGAACGTAGTGACAGATATGTTGAATTAGCTAAAAAATTATCTACTAAGTACAATACTAAAATTCCTGAAAAATGGTCTAGAAGATATTGTAAAAATTGTAGTAAATTCCTTTACCCTGGTCATAATTGCACTGTCCGGCTAGTTAACTCAGAGGTTAACATTTTTTGTAGTGAATGTGGCCATGTTATGAAACTTCCTTATCGTAAGGAAAAAAAGCATAAGAGGAGAGCTAAATATGAGTCAATCAAAAAAAGAAATGATGAATAGAGCTCTTTCCGCGATGACAATTAATATTGGTAAATTTGGTGTTAATGATAATGTTTTAGAAGAAATCAAACGCCAACTTAAAGCTAATGAAATTGTCAAAATTAAATTTGCGAAAAACATTGCTAAAAATAAAGATGATTATATAGCGGACATAGTGTCTCAAACTAGAGCTAAGCTCATTGATGTCAGAGGCCGTGTTGCTGTAATTTATAAAAAAAAGCCTTGATTATTACTTAAATTTAGAGTTACAGGCCCTATTTTTTAGGTCTTAAATTTACAGTGGATTAAGAGGACAATTATTGATAAAATATTGGAGAATTAATATGACTACTGTATTTGATGTACCTGCAGATTTATTAATTAAAAAAGTCGCAGAAGAATTTAAAAACAATGATAAAATCAATTCCCCTGCATGGTCCAAATTTGTTAAAACTGGTGTTCATAAAGAAAGAAAACCAGAAAATGCAGGTTGGTGGTATGTAAGATGCGCATCCATTATTAGAAGAGTTTATATGGATGGACCTGTTGGTGTAATGAGCTTAAGAACTTTTTACGGTGGTAAAAAAGACCGTGGAGTTCGCCCTGAAGTATTCAGAAAAGGTAGTGGGGCTATTATTAGAAATGCACTTCACCAATTAGAAGATGCAGGTTTTGTTGAAAAAGTTGAAGGTGGAAGAGTTGTTAGTCCAGCAGGAAGATCATTCTTAGATAAAATTTCTGCTGAAATAATTAAGGACATCCCTGAACTTGCAAAATATTAATTAAATTATTTGGAGAGTTTGATATGAGCGATCTTGAAGAAATTCGTCGTAGGAGAATGGCTGAATTACAAGCCCAACAAGCTGCTGCTCAAAATCAAATGCAACAACAAGTTGCTCAACAAGCGCAACAGCAAGAAGCACAAAGACAGTTTGAAGCAGAAAAAAAGCAGATTTTAGGTCAAATTCTAACTTCTGAAGCTAGAGCTAGATTAGCTAATCTTAAATTGACTAAACCACAATTAGTTGAACAAATTGAAATTCAATTAATACAATCGGCTAATTCTGGAAGTTTAAGAGGTAAAGTTACTGATGAACAGTTAAAAGTACTTCTTTCACAAATTTCTAGTCAAAAAAGGGAGATTAAAATTACAAGGAAATAATATCGATGAAAGCTGGAGTTCTATATAGTGGTGGTAAGGATTCATCATTTATGGCCATCATACTTAAAAAATTAGGTTTTGATGTGGAATTATGCACTGCTAATTTTGGTGTTTATAAATCTTATATTCCAGCAAAATTATCAGCTAAATCTTTAAATTTTACCCATAAAGTTCTTGATTTAGATTTTGAACTTTTAGATAAAACTTGTGATATTATTATGAAAGATGGATTTCCTAATGAAGGCATCAAATTTATCCATAAAAATGTCATAGAAGAAGTTGCAGAAAATTATGATATTATTGCAGATGGGACAAGAAGAGATGATAGAACTCCTAAATTAGATATAAATCAAATTAAAAGTCTTGAAGATAGAAAAGATGTGCAATATATTAATTTGAATAGTTTTGGTT of the Methanobrevibacter oralis genome contains:
- a CDS encoding ribonuclease P protein component 4; this translates as MSRGKRPKWMINIAIERMNILFERAELEFINHPERSDRYVELAKKLSTKYNTKIPEKWSRRYCKNCSKFLYPGHNCTVRLVNSEVNIFCSECGHVMKLPYRKEKKHKRRAKYESIKKRNDE
- a CDS encoding DUF7411 family protein; this translates as MKAGVLYSGGKDSSFMAIILKKLGFDVELCTANFGVYKSYIPAKLSAKSLNFTHKVLDLDFELLDKTCDIIMKDGFPNEGIKFIHKNVIEEVAENYDIIADGTRRDDRTPKLDINQIKSLEDRKDVQYINLNSFGYKTLKLITSNLFEISHEKSNKDNSSDYEVEIRTLIDKKGGNSLDIFPEHYQTRVIGYKK
- a CDS encoding 30S ribosomal protein S19e, whose protein sequence is MTTVFDVPADLLIKKVAEEFKNNDKINSPAWSKFVKTGVHKERKPENAGWWYVRCASIIRRVYMDGPVGVMSLRTFYGGKKDRGVRPEVFRKGSGAIIRNALHQLEDAGFVEKVEGGRVVSPAGRSFLDKISAEIIKDIPELAKY
- a CDS encoding DNA-binding protein encodes the protein MSDLEEIRRRRMAELQAQQAAAQNQMQQQVAQQAQQQEAQRQFEAEKKQILGQILTSEARARLANLKLTKPQLVEQIEIQLIQSANSGSLRGKVTDEQLKVLLSQISSQKREIKITRK
- a CDS encoding YhbY family RNA-binding protein yields the protein MSQSKKEMMNRALSAMTINIGKFGVNDNVLEEIKRQLKANEIVKIKFAKNIAKNKDDYIADIVSQTRAKLIDVRGRVAVIYKKKP